A window of the Butyricimonas virosa genome harbors these coding sequences:
- a CDS encoding DUF4465 domain-containing protein, whose translation MKKLIYILFAGVIMLFTACEDDYDKLVKEPNDITLNELQLEKFTHVIPDGGFKSGGITFNTKKNSDGTFSGFAYSRRSNRSFTWSGTDAALDSNRFSVYTPRPNQTEVYAVACVKDDDVYFTLDKATVVEYILVANTTYAYFAMNYGKDTGPTPIANPNVPSAPKGIWQTYAPGVERALNLDGDYFKLIIKGFLGDSHTGTVEFYLCCRKGADSANPTFNFLRSDWIKADLQSLGVVDKVVFNVECSYRDNNQQSLIPAWFCLDGIRLQK comes from the coding sequence ATGAAAAAATTAATCTATATTTTATTCGCAGGGGTTATAATGCTTTTTACAGCATGTGAAGATGACTATGACAAACTGGTCAAAGAACCCAATGATATTACGTTGAATGAATTACAGCTAGAAAAATTTACTCATGTCATCCCAGATGGCGGTTTCAAATCCGGAGGAATAACATTCAATACGAAAAAGAATTCAGACGGAACTTTTAGCGGATTCGCATATTCCCGCCGAAGTAATCGTTCATTTACTTGGAGTGGCACTGATGCGGCCTTAGATTCTAACCGTTTTAGCGTTTACACGCCCCGTCCCAACCAGACGGAAGTATATGCTGTTGCGTGTGTGAAAGATGATGATGTTTATTTCACGCTAGATAAAGCAACTGTTGTAGAGTATATCCTTGTGGCAAACACGACCTATGCTTATTTCGCAATGAATTATGGCAAAGATACAGGCCCCACTCCTATCGCTAATCCCAATGTTCCTTCCGCTCCCAAGGGTATTTGGCAAACTTATGCACCCGGAGTGGAACGGGCATTGAACCTTGACGGGGATTATTTTAAATTGATCATTAAAGGTTTTTTGGGAGATAGCCACACGGGAACGGTTGAATTTTACTTGTGCTGCCGTAAAGGAGCCGATTCGGCAAATCCAACATTCAATTTCCTCCGTTCAGACTGGATAAAAGCCGATTTGCAATCTTTGGGTGTTGTTGATAAGGTCGTTTTCAACGTAGAGTGCTCATACCGAGATAACAACCAGCAGAGTTTGATTCCCGCCTGGTTCTGTCTGGATGGAATTCGCCTCCAAAAATAA
- a CDS encoding lipid-A-disaccharide synthase N-terminal domain-containing protein: MIYVIGFLAQVFFSARILLQWILSERAKKVISPAIFWQLSIVGSYLLFVYGWLRDDFAIILGQIISYYIYIWNLDKKHQWKKLPFIIRTLLLLTPVAAILYMLKDASAFVDQFFRNEKIPLWLLIYGSMGQIIFTLRFVYQWIYSKRKDESLLPIGFWVISLLGALIIVSYAIYRRDPVLILGQSTGLIAYSRNIYLSRRAGN; encoded by the coding sequence ATGATTTATGTTATAGGATTTCTTGCTCAGGTGTTTTTTTCTGCCCGGATTCTTTTACAATGGATCTTATCTGAACGGGCTAAAAAAGTGATCTCTCCGGCTATTTTTTGGCAGTTGAGTATTGTGGGTTCCTATCTGCTATTTGTATATGGGTGGTTGAGGGATGACTTTGCGATTATTTTGGGACAAATCATATCTTATTATATTTATATTTGGAACTTGGACAAAAAGCACCAATGGAAGAAATTACCGTTTATCATCCGGACACTATTACTTCTGACCCCGGTGGCGGCGATTTTATACATGCTTAAAGATGCAAGCGCTTTTGTTGATCAGTTCTTTCGGAACGAAAAGATACCTTTGTGGCTCTTGATCTACGGGTCGATGGGGCAGATTATTTTTACTCTGCGTTTTGTTTACCAGTGGATCTATTCCAAGCGAAAAGATGAATCGCTCCTGCCGATAGGCTTTTGGGTGATCAGTCTATTGGGGGCTCTGATCATCGTTTCCTATGCTATCTATCGGCGTGATCCCGTGTTAATTTTAGGGCAGTCAACCGGGTTAATCGCATACAGTCGGAATATTTATTTGTCTAGGAGAGCCGGAAACTAA
- a CDS encoding RNA polymerase sigma factor, whose translation MVTIKDTTLIKSFNEGDPMAFKVIFDRYYKILCSYTYHFIRTPYAVDDIVQDIFVALWNRREKFDCIEKISSFLFVSTRNACFNHAKHEQMKAAKLKEFVAQTDEAVYDDYIIMAEFDQKLNHWLESLPTECRKIIDMSVSGMKNDEIAKALNISINTVKNQKVKGFKILKELYKDEYLTILFYIFISLGAK comes from the coding sequence ATGGTAACAATCAAGGACACAACATTAATTAAATCTTTCAATGAAGGGGATCCCATGGCTTTCAAGGTCATATTCGATCGCTATTATAAGATTTTGTGTTCCTACACCTACCATTTTATCCGCACGCCTTACGCTGTTGACGATATTGTGCAGGACATTTTCGTGGCCCTATGGAACAGACGGGAAAAATTTGATTGTATCGAAAAAATCAGTTCTTTTCTTTTTGTCTCCACACGTAACGCTTGCTTTAATCATGCCAAACATGAACAAATGAAAGCGGCAAAACTGAAAGAATTTGTTGCCCAAACAGATGAAGCCGTTTACGATGATTATATCATTATGGCTGAGTTCGACCAGAAATTAAACCACTGGTTAGAGTCCCTGCCCACGGAATGCCGCAAGATTATCGATATGTCTGTTTCCGGAATGAAAAATGACGAAATCGCCAAAGCCCTAAATATTTCCATTAACACAGTAAAAAATCAGAAGGTCAAAGGATTTAAAATTCTCAAGGAACTATATAAGGATGAATATCTTACAATCCTATTTTACATTTTCATATCACTTGGTGCAAAATAA
- a CDS encoding FecR family protein — MTPKDCEHIAHLLFLAYTGEASPDQQEELSRWLKEDKHHDDLYQTIMDHERIRSEQEVFLLFNQQRAWAKISQKTYRKSKMLYTNFLRYAAVFICFICVSVYFLYPDKPEEKIEIAELFLEPISSKAILQNEQDVRISLPGQCYSIKDSTRHKKQLETSEILRIYVPKGGEFELVLADGTRVWMNSETELKFPRAFTGDKRQVELVSGEAYFDVRKDKTKPFIVRNKDLNLTVLGTQFNIQNYSDEHEIITTLVEGAVQLSSDKTILHPGEQATYNKATREVQVETVDTELFTAWREGRLIFKSTRLETVLKQLSRWYDVKFVYEEERLKDLIFSGKMKKYDNGNVILGILKATGKIDFIQQDSVIHVKRQLKQRL; from the coding sequence ATGACACCTAAAGATTGTGAACATATCGCCCATTTGCTTTTCCTAGCTTACACGGGGGAGGCAAGTCCCGACCAGCAAGAGGAGTTATCCCGTTGGTTGAAAGAGGATAAACATCACGATGATTTGTACCAGACAATCATGGATCACGAACGAATCCGCTCGGAACAAGAAGTATTTTTATTATTCAACCAGCAAAGAGCTTGGGCAAAGATTTCACAAAAGACTTACCGAAAAAGCAAAATGCTATATACCAATTTTTTACGGTATGCAGCCGTGTTCATTTGCTTTATCTGTGTCAGCGTATATTTCCTATATCCCGACAAACCGGAAGAAAAGATCGAAATTGCCGAGTTGTTCTTAGAACCCATTTCTTCCAAGGCTATTCTACAAAACGAACAAGACGTACGCATATCCCTGCCGGGTCAGTGCTATTCGATAAAAGATAGTACCCGTCATAAAAAACAGCTTGAAACATCTGAAATCCTGCGAATTTATGTACCCAAAGGAGGAGAGTTCGAACTTGTGTTAGCTGACGGAACACGTGTCTGGATGAATTCAGAGACAGAATTAAAATTTCCCCGTGCTTTTACCGGGGACAAGCGACAAGTGGAATTGGTTTCCGGAGAGGCTTATTTCGATGTCAGAAAAGATAAAACAAAACCATTTATCGTTCGGAACAAGGATTTGAATTTAACGGTATTAGGTACTCAGTTTAATATCCAGAATTATTCCGATGAGCATGAAATCATAACAACACTAGTCGAAGGTGCCGTGCAATTATCATCCGACAAGACTATTCTACACCCCGGGGAACAGGCCACTTACAACAAAGCAACACGAGAAGTACAAGTTGAAACGGTTGACACGGAACTCTTCACGGCATGGAGAGAAGGACGATTAATTTTCAAGTCCACTCGCTTAGAGACTGTTCTTAAACAATTGTCCCGTTGGTATGATGTTAAATTCGTGTACGAAGAAGAAAGATTAAAAGACTTAATCTTCTCCGGAAAGATGAAAAAATACGATAACGGTAATGTCATTTTAGGAATATTAAAAGCTACAGGAAAAATCGATTTTATACAACAAGACTCTGTTATACATGTAAAGAGACAATTAAAACAAAGACTTTAG
- the pyrH gene encoding UMP kinase — protein MQYNRILLKLSGESLMGEQKYGIDTRCLESYARQIHEIAEMGIQIGIVIGGGNIFRGLSGTNKGFDRVKGDSMGMLATVINSLALSSALDNEGCKNKVLTAIRMEPIGEFYSKAKAMEYLKSGHVTIISGGTGNPYFTTDTASSLRAIEIEADAMFKGTRVDGIYTADPEKDPAATKFDKITYDEIYNRGLKVMDLTATTMCKENRLPIIVFNMDQPGNLKKVILGENIGTIVY, from the coding sequence ATGCAATATAACCGAATTTTGTTAAAACTCAGTGGAGAATCTTTAATGGGCGAACAAAAATATGGTATTGACACCCGGTGTCTGGAAAGCTATGCCCGCCAAATTCATGAAATCGCAGAGATGGGAATCCAGATCGGAATCGTCATCGGAGGTGGAAATATTTTTAGAGGACTGAGTGGCACAAATAAAGGTTTTGACCGGGTAAAAGGGGACAGCATGGGAATGTTGGCAACCGTTATCAATAGTTTGGCTTTAAGCTCCGCCTTAGACAATGAAGGCTGTAAAAACAAAGTACTAACTGCCATTCGCATGGAGCCTATCGGGGAATTTTACTCGAAAGCTAAAGCCATGGAATATTTGAAATCCGGACACGTGACAATCATCAGCGGGGGTACGGGAAATCCTTACTTCACGACAGACACGGCCAGTAGTTTACGGGCAATCGAAATCGAGGCAGATGCCATGTTTAAAGGGACCCGCGTGGACGGAATCTACACGGCAGATCCGGAAAAGGACCCGGCAGCAACGAAATTTGACAAGATCACGTATGATGAAATATACAACCGGGGACTTAAAGTCATGGATCTGACAGCAACAACCATGTGTAAAGAGAATCGTTTACCGATCATCGTATTCAATATGGATCAGCCGGGAAACCTTAAAAAGGTCATTCTGGGAGAAAACATAGGAACAATCGTGTACTAA
- a CDS encoding RagB/SusD family nutrient uptake outer membrane protein, with the protein MKRIIYILIFGFILSSCDDFLTEEPVHKQTLENAVVDYDGAQNIINGMYASLTLGSGTSGSDFFGGSLACALSSQAGVSRAGGTTFYSMSYTSTTNGIATYWQQWYACVNAANAAIISISALADNKFPDTKEKSRMIAEARCFRAWVNAHLLWCFGHFQTDDEYGILYREELSDMINVHRDRLSVKDSYQKIFDDLDAAIKDLGDYTTSKRLSRQLAQALKVKLLLNRGWEGDYENALLLLNETMASLPADFKMDPDMKNMYDEAWDSKEVLWARYLEDGSGRAYSEFAYTQTIIQTGDLLVVGQEPSSLKSFYPEFNSWLETDPRYDVTMGWARRLNATGQQYFCPTKVARGGRADMNDKFTTYYFRYPELLLMQAELRARTGATIAEALAPINTLRNNRTNPILPQIPEPATRDELMDIIFKEYCLELFVENGSEWFASLRFEKDGNPWFKTLKPDVSEVSTNKYCWPIPAVETNVNNQIKPNPGFDN; encoded by the coding sequence ATGAAAAGAATCATATATATTTTGATCTTTGGATTCATCCTATCATCCTGTGATGATTTCCTAACAGAAGAGCCTGTGCATAAACAAACCCTCGAAAATGCCGTAGTGGATTATGACGGGGCACAAAACATTATCAATGGAATGTATGCCTCATTAACACTGGGAAGTGGCACTTCCGGAAGTGACTTTTTCGGAGGTAGTCTAGCCTGTGCCCTATCTTCTCAGGCAGGAGTATCCCGTGCCGGGGGAACAACATTTTATTCAATGTCATATACTTCTACGACGAATGGAATTGCTACTTACTGGCAACAATGGTATGCCTGCGTGAACGCCGCAAACGCCGCTATCATTTCTATCTCGGCATTAGCAGATAACAAATTCCCCGATACAAAAGAAAAAAGTCGAATGATTGCAGAAGCCCGTTGTTTCCGAGCATGGGTGAACGCCCACTTGTTATGGTGTTTCGGGCATTTCCAAACAGATGATGAATACGGGATTTTGTATAGAGAAGAGCTGAGTGACATGATTAACGTGCATCGGGATCGTTTGAGCGTAAAAGATAGTTATCAAAAGATATTTGATGATCTGGATGCGGCGATCAAAGACCTGGGTGATTATACAACCTCCAAACGCCTATCCCGTCAACTGGCACAGGCATTAAAAGTCAAATTATTGCTAAACCGAGGCTGGGAAGGCGACTACGAAAACGCTTTATTGTTACTGAATGAAACGATGGCCTCTCTTCCGGCCGATTTCAAGATGGACCCGGATATGAAAAATATGTACGACGAAGCATGGGATTCAAAAGAAGTTTTATGGGCCCGTTATCTTGAAGACGGTAGCGGACGGGCATACTCCGAATTCGCGTACACGCAGACTATCATACAAACGGGAGATCTTTTGGTAGTTGGTCAAGAACCATCGTCCCTGAAATCATTCTATCCGGAATTCAATTCATGGCTAGAGACTGATCCTCGATACGACGTAACGATGGGGTGGGCCAGACGCCTAAATGCTACCGGACAACAATATTTTTGCCCGACCAAAGTTGCCAGAGGCGGACGTGCCGATATGAATGACAAATTTACCACGTATTATTTCCGTTACCCGGAATTACTATTGATGCAAGCCGAATTAAGAGCTAGAACAGGAGCTACTATTGCAGAGGCTCTTGCCCCGATCAATACACTCCGAAACAACCGGACCAATCCCATATTACCCCAAATCCCGGAACCTGCAACCCGTGATGAATTGATGGATATTATCTTTAAAGAATATTGTCTGGAATTATTTGTAGAAAACGGAAGTGAATGGTTTGCTTCACTGCGTTTCGAAAAAGACGGGAATCCTTGGTTTAAAACATTAAAGCCAGATGTATCTGAAGTCAGTACAAATAAATATTGTTGGCCGATTCCTGCCGTGGAAACCAACGTGAACAATCAAATAAAGCCCAATCCCGGTTTCGATAATTAA
- a CDS encoding SusC/RagA family TonB-linked outer membrane protein produces MKKNSSIPKAGFRLFRPDPRMFGKLFALFIFMTFCTYSYGVSQNKKMDVHFNNASIDFVIEYLESATDYTFVYNDTDKEGVKITVSLKDADIVTILDAVFKDTPLAYQIKEDRIVVLRRKNNTVKAEEEKQLVVKGRVISEKDKEPIIGATVILEGTTLGVATDVEGEFSINIPEDAKTLIISSIGYAKYRFVLNSNVFDKLNIIQLKDSVSFVDEVVIVGYGTTKVKDATGAVSRLGEKDIAMSPAGASVQSMLQGRAPGVNVMIQSASPTSPVNVMIRGISTLTGNTQPLWVIDGVPDYSQSSTGDVTNALFNLNLSDIESIDILKDVSATAIYGSRAANGVIIVTTKRGKLGMQPTVDLSLRAGIQTINSNKLNALNAAEYKRFVETVGRQSIEIAGFDYNTRLFFNESKFNQLNTSQWDGSMLELLPDAFMDGDTDWWDEMTQNALTTQCDISVRGGTQNSNYFISFGYNDQKGVVKGGRSKLLTGRLNFETLIGKQVKLGVNLSGSSRKTNNKDNLIDNIIRFRPDFPAYNEDGSINLVTTSTVIENPHLTLANRNDGRGLTFSGSAFLEWTILDGLKFKSTGTVNYTNSQTDIFSKKGTRGYATAYNSRNLGNSENNTYVWDNTLTWMKTFGKHNLVAMVGHSIEKYKSRMLSGGAEEFPDEEVLINLGSGADSWADSDEAGNTLVSAIARVNYKYNNRYLATFTFRTDGSSKFGPDKRWGYFPSGALAWVISEEEFMSPLKLYIPYLKLRASVGKIGSQNLGNYDYISLMGAASYDGQPGTKPTSLGNPVLQWEETTSIDVGLDFGLLNERLRGTIGYYNKQINNLIYDGSVPANSSYTTVNQNVGTIANVGWEFDIRGDVIRTDKVNFEIGFNIATNSGKVKKLDGIVKELKMPYYYEYVRLVEGGHIGDWYGYKYAGRLFRTQEEIIALKPVSSTGVQENYFGSYNSPGDAYLIDQDGDGKITAKDKVKLGNFNPKFFGGFNLSLGWKNLYATAVFTYSYGAKRMWYYQYEKTSGVGTYNVYNSIFDSYNFKGGDALFPRLAYTGTVANALCDLYIHDASFLRMNSLNLNYRLPANWFTGTFVNNVELSFSASNLFTITKYPGFDPQGNFGSTSTSATANDVITVAQGVDYSTYPSARTYSLGIKFTFK; encoded by the coding sequence ATGAAAAAAAATTCATCAATCCCCAAAGCGGGATTCAGACTTTTTCGGCCTGACCCGAGAATGTTCGGGAAACTATTTGCTCTTTTTATCTTCATGACATTTTGCACTTACTCGTACGGAGTGAGCCAAAACAAGAAAATGGATGTTCACTTCAACAACGCCTCGATTGATTTTGTTATCGAGTATCTGGAATCGGCAACGGACTACACGTTCGTGTACAACGACACGGATAAGGAAGGTGTTAAAATAACCGTCTCGTTGAAGGATGCGGACATCGTAACAATTTTAGATGCCGTATTTAAAGACACACCCCTCGCTTATCAGATAAAAGAAGACCGTATTGTGGTGCTAAGACGCAAGAATAATACGGTAAAAGCTGAAGAGGAGAAACAACTGGTCGTGAAAGGACGAGTGATTTCGGAAAAAGACAAAGAACCTATTATCGGGGCCACTGTTATCTTAGAAGGCACGACTTTAGGGGTTGCCACAGACGTGGAAGGCGAATTTTCAATCAACATTCCAGAAGATGCGAAAACACTCATCATCAGTAGCATCGGTTATGCTAAATATCGGTTTGTATTAAACTCGAATGTTTTTGATAAACTGAATATCATTCAACTGAAAGATAGCGTGAGCTTCGTTGACGAGGTGGTTATCGTCGGTTACGGAACTACCAAGGTAAAAGATGCTACCGGAGCCGTATCCCGACTCGGAGAAAAGGATATTGCCATGTCTCCGGCAGGAGCAAGCGTGCAAAGTATGTTGCAAGGACGGGCTCCCGGAGTAAACGTCATGATTCAATCGGCCTCTCCCACTTCCCCGGTAAATGTTATGATTCGAGGAATTTCAACGTTAACAGGAAACACTCAACCGTTATGGGTTATTGACGGGGTTCCCGATTATTCACAAAGTTCCACGGGAGACGTAACTAATGCTTTATTCAACTTGAATTTATCAGACATCGAAAGCATTGATATATTAAAAGACGTATCCGCAACAGCAATCTATGGTTCCCGGGCCGCCAATGGTGTCATCATCGTAACAACCAAACGGGGCAAACTGGGAATGCAACCGACCGTAGACCTTTCTCTCCGAGCCGGAATCCAGACCATCAATTCAAACAAGCTGAACGCCTTGAATGCGGCAGAATACAAGCGTTTCGTAGAGACAGTCGGTCGTCAATCCATTGAAATTGCCGGATTCGATTACAACACCCGACTTTTTTTCAATGAATCCAAATTCAATCAATTGAACACGAGCCAATGGGACGGTAGTATGCTGGAATTACTCCCCGATGCTTTCATGGACGGAGATACCGACTGGTGGGATGAAATGACCCAGAATGCTTTGACCACGCAATGCGACATTTCCGTACGAGGTGGTACACAGAACTCTAACTACTTTATCTCTTTCGGGTACAATGATCAAAAAGGTGTTGTAAAAGGAGGACGCAGTAAATTATTAACAGGACGTTTGAATTTTGAAACATTAATCGGGAAACAGGTCAAACTAGGTGTCAATTTATCCGGATCATCCAGAAAAACCAATAACAAGGATAATCTTATTGACAATATCATCCGATTCCGTCCGGACTTCCCGGCATATAATGAAGACGGAAGTATTAACCTCGTAACAACAAGCACGGTGATCGAAAACCCGCATTTAACTCTGGCTAACCGAAACGATGGACGAGGTTTAACTTTCTCCGGTTCAGCTTTTCTGGAATGGACAATTTTGGACGGTTTGAAATTCAAATCTACCGGAACGGTTAATTACACAAATTCGCAAACCGACATTTTCTCTAAAAAAGGGACACGAGGATATGCCACGGCCTACAATAGCCGTAACTTAGGCAATAGTGAGAACAACACTTACGTGTGGGATAACACGCTAACTTGGATGAAGACTTTCGGCAAACACAATTTGGTTGCCATGGTCGGACATTCAATCGAAAAATACAAATCCAGAATGCTTTCCGGTGGTGCGGAAGAATTCCCGGATGAAGAGGTATTAATTAACCTAGGCAGCGGAGCTGACTCTTGGGCGGATAGTGATGAAGCCGGGAACACGCTCGTATCAGCCATTGCCCGTGTGAATTACAAATACAATAACCGTTATCTGGCAACCTTTACTTTCCGGACAGACGGTTCCTCGAAGTTCGGACCCGACAAGCGCTGGGGATATTTCCCTTCCGGGGCTCTCGCTTGGGTGATCTCTGAAGAAGAGTTTATGTCCCCCTTGAAATTGTATATTCCTTATTTAAAACTACGGGCTTCTGTCGGAAAGATCGGTTCTCAGAACTTGGGTAACTATGATTATATCTCCCTTATGGGAGCCGCATCCTATGACGGACAACCAGGAACAAAACCAACTTCTTTGGGAAATCCGGTCCTTCAATGGGAAGAAACTACCTCTATCGACGTGGGTCTTGATTTCGGTTTGTTAAACGAACGCCTTCGCGGAACAATCGGATACTACAATAAACAAATCAACAATCTGATCTACGACGGGTCTGTACCCGCAAATTCATCCTACACAACGGTCAACCAGAATGTTGGAACAATTGCCAATGTCGGATGGGAATTTGACATCCGGGGTGACGTTATCCGGACGGATAAAGTGAACTTTGAAATCGGCTTTAATATCGCCACAAACTCCGGAAAAGTAAAAAAACTGGATGGAATCGTGAAGGAGTTGAAAATGCCTTATTATTATGAATATGTTCGTTTGGTTGAAGGCGGACACATCGGAGACTGGTACGGTTATAAATATGCCGGTCGATTATTCCGGACTCAAGAGGAAATTATTGCACTAAAACCGGTGTCATCTACTGGGGTACAGGAAAACTATTTCGGTAGTTACAATTCTCCGGGTGACGCATACCTGATTGATCAGGACGGAGATGGAAAGATCACGGCAAAAGACAAAGTGAAATTGGGTAATTTTAACCCCAAATTTTTTGGTGGTTTTAACCTTTCACTCGGTTGGAAAAATCTATACGCAACCGCCGTGTTCACTTACTCATACGGGGCAAAAAGAATGTGGTATTATCAATACGAGAAAACGTCCGGCGTGGGAACCTACAACGTGTATAACTCGATATTTGATAGTTACAATTTCAAAGGTGGCGATGCTTTATTTCCAAGGTTAGCCTATACGGGAACCGTAGCCAATGCATTGTGCGACCTGTATATTCATGATGCCTCGTTCCTACGGATGAACTCATTGAATTTAAATTATCGTTTACCAGCGAACTGGTTTACCGGAACGTTCGTGAATAACGTGGAATTATCTTTCTCCGCATCCAACTTATTCACCATCACGAAATATCCGGGCTTTGACCCACAAGGGAACTTCGGTTCGACCTCGACGTCCGCAACAGCCAATGACGTGATAACTGTGGCACAAGGTGTTGATTACAGCACTTATCCATCAGCGAGAACTTATAGCCTTGGTATTAAATTTACATTCAAATAA
- a CDS encoding thioredoxin fold domain-containing protein, which yields MIKKYFLLLLAAILLTGVHGQNRQVDLPKNIPLQDILKKAKKQKKHVLLDFGSPRCSPCLFIKNKIFTIDSIADFINERFVSVDYTEGPEKKRLSKIYEVYTEPVLLICDANGRVMHRMEGKCTAGEMMARLRQGLDVKNNLTAQKLMYDNGNRSSEFLINYLETLHIAGLRTQRDSVLHNIFSLSFHVDSLKTPKYWNVFLRYNESPVSQEGSYVFKHREEFNKLFGEQIVNGKIDQMFNGKLRTYTYGQTPPIESKEYRDILECLQNTDYPKSTEWLIYLMPAQYKFKDWMAMVKAIDHAIDFNIPKGKDKQTYMIMMSRQICWYSDNYEALSYALKWIDQAIRSSDDSQKQKLQDEREQIIEKMNELKP from the coding sequence ATGATCAAAAAGTATTTCTTACTCCTGTTAGCAGCCATCTTGCTAACGGGAGTACACGGACAAAACCGACAAGTGGATTTACCCAAAAATATCCCTTTACAGGACATTCTAAAAAAAGCGAAAAAACAAAAGAAACATGTATTATTGGATTTCGGCTCTCCAAGATGTTCTCCTTGCCTATTTATCAAAAACAAAATATTCACGATCGATAGTATCGCTGATTTTATCAACGAACGTTTCGTGAGCGTTGATTACACCGAAGGCCCCGAAAAGAAACGACTAAGTAAGATTTACGAGGTCTACACGGAACCCGTGCTTCTGATCTGCGATGCGAATGGTAGGGTCATGCACCGGATGGAAGGAAAATGTACCGCAGGCGAAATGATGGCCCGCCTACGCCAAGGCCTAGACGTGAAAAATAATCTAACCGCACAAAAATTAATGTATGACAACGGGAACCGATCTTCAGAATTCCTGATCAACTATCTGGAAACTCTGCATATTGCTGGTTTAAGGACCCAAAGAGACTCAGTATTGCATAATATTTTCTCGCTCTCGTTTCATGTAGATTCTTTAAAAACACCCAAATACTGGAATGTGTTCTTACGCTACAACGAGTCTCCTGTCAGCCAGGAAGGAAGTTATGTATTCAAACATCGAGAAGAATTCAATAAATTGTTTGGAGAACAAATCGTCAATGGAAAAATTGACCAAATGTTTAACGGGAAACTCCGCACATACACGTACGGACAAACACCTCCCATTGAATCAAAAGAGTATAGAGACATTTTAGAATGCCTTCAAAATACCGACTACCCGAAGTCTACCGAATGGCTTATTTACTTGATGCCCGCCCAGTATAAATTCAAAGACTGGATGGCAATGGTTAAGGCTATCGACCACGCCATTGACTTCAATATTCCCAAAGGAAAGGATAAACAAACTTACATGATTATGATGTCCCGACAAATTTGCTGGTACTCGGATAATTACGAAGCTCTGAGCTATGCACTGAAATGGATTGACCAAGCGATAAGATCAAGTGATGATTCCCAAAAACAGAAACTACAAGATGAACGAGAACAAATCATTGAAAAAATGAATGAATTAAAACCATAA
- a CDS encoding glycosyltransferase → MNKTANYQLTIIVPVYNEEGNILRLEKELGEFLKDAKVASCVLFVNDGSKDDSERLIREVCGRNEAFFFLNLARNGGLSAAMKAGIDNSFSRWVGYIDADLQTTPQDFNKLLEFVDQYEMVMGIRTGRKDSFVKNMSSRIANGFRRMMTHDGVEDTGCPLKVLRTDYAKRIPFFTGMHRFLPALIQLQEGQVKQVPVRHFPRIAGKSKYNLANRLIGPFKDCFAYRWMRKRYINYQVAENNLNS, encoded by the coding sequence ATGAATAAGACCGCAAACTATCAATTAACTATCATTGTTCCAGTGTATAACGAAGAGGGGAATATCTTGAGGTTAGAGAAAGAATTGGGAGAGTTTTTAAAGGATGCGAAGGTGGCTTCTTGCGTGTTATTCGTGAATGACGGTTCGAAAGATGATAGCGAACGTTTGATTCGGGAAGTTTGTGGACGTAACGAAGCATTTTTCTTTTTAAACTTGGCTCGAAACGGGGGATTGAGTGCTGCCATGAAAGCCGGAATCGACAATAGCTTCTCAAGATGGGTCGGCTACATTGATGCAGACCTTCAGACAACTCCACAGGATTTTAATAAATTGCTGGAGTTCGTGGATCAATACGAGATGGTTATGGGTATTCGTACCGGACGGAAGGATAGTTTCGTCAAGAATATGTCTTCTCGCATAGCGAATGGATTTCGCCGAATGATGACGCACGACGGGGTTGAGGATACAGGTTGTCCACTGAAGGTTTTAAGGACGGATTATGCGAAAAGAATTCCTTTCTTCACGGGGATGCACCGTTTCCTACCGGCTTTGATTCAATTGCAGGAAGGACAAGTGAAACAGGTTCCAGTTCGTCATTTTCCCCGTATTGCCGGGAAGTCGAAGTATAATCTGGCCAATCGCTTGATCGGCCCTTTTAAAGATTGTTTTGCTTACCGCTGGATGAGAAAAAGGTATATCAATTACCAAGTCGCCGAGAATAATTTGAATTCTTGA